The following are encoded together in the Mammaliicoccus vitulinus genome:
- a CDS encoding homocysteine synthase, with amino-acid sequence MTQENWNKETLAIHGGQVPDPVTGSTAVPIHQTTSFTFKSTEHAKNLFALAEDGNIYSRIMNPTNDVFEKRIALLEDGLAALSVGSGQAAITLSILNIAENGSEVVASTNLYGGTYNLFAVTLKKFGIKVHFVDPDDPANFEAAINENTKLIFAETIGNPRIDVLDIEAVAEVAHKNGIPLIVDNTFASPHLLQPIKYGADIVVHSATKFIGGHGTSIGGVIVDSGKFNWDNGKFPGLVEPDPSYNGVSYVNDVGAAAYITKARVQLLRDIGPALSPFNAQQFLIGLETLHLRTERHSENAQKVAEFLEAHDKVSWVNYPGLKSNQYYDLAQKYLPNGQGAILTFGVKGDSESIPDFVEALSLFSLLANVGDSKSLVIHPASTTHQQLSDEEQIASGVTKDLVRLSVGTESSDDIIQDLEQALNKIK; translated from the coding sequence ATGACACAAGAAAATTGGAATAAAGAAACACTCGCAATTCACGGTGGTCAAGTGCCTGATCCAGTTACTGGTTCAACAGCAGTTCCCATCCACCAAACGACTTCTTTCACATTTAAATCTACAGAACATGCTAAAAACTTATTTGCTTTAGCAGAAGATGGAAATATATATTCTCGAATTATGAACCCAACTAATGATGTTTTTGAAAAGCGTATCGCATTATTAGAGGATGGCTTGGCAGCTTTAAGTGTCGGTAGTGGCCAAGCTGCTATTACTTTAAGCATTTTAAACATAGCGGAAAATGGTTCCGAAGTTGTCGCATCGACTAATTTATATGGTGGTACATATAATTTATTTGCCGTTACATTAAAGAAATTTGGTATTAAAGTACATTTTGTAGACCCAGATGATCCAGCGAATTTTGAGGCAGCAATAAATGAAAATACTAAACTGATCTTCGCTGAAACAATCGGTAATCCACGTATAGATGTATTGGATATCGAAGCTGTCGCTGAAGTTGCGCACAAAAATGGTATTCCTTTAATAGTCGATAATACATTTGCATCACCTCACCTATTACAACCTATTAAATATGGTGCGGATATCGTTGTACATTCAGCTACTAAATTTATCGGAGGTCACGGAACTTCTATCGGAGGTGTGATTGTAGATAGTGGTAAATTTAATTGGGATAATGGAAAATTCCCAGGATTAGTCGAACCTGACCCAAGTTACAATGGCGTTTCTTACGTAAATGATGTTGGAGCAGCAGCTTATATTACAAAAGCGCGTGTTCAATTGTTGCGTGATATTGGTCCTGCACTATCACCATTCAATGCTCAACAATTCTTAATTGGACTTGAAACATTACATTTAAGAACTGAACGTCATTCAGAAAATGCTCAAAAAGTAGCAGAATTTTTAGAAGCACATGATAAAGTGAGCTGGGTAAATTATCCTGGTCTTAAATCAAATCAATATTATGACCTTGCTCAAAAATACTTACCTAACGGACAAGGTGCAATTCTAACATTTGGTGTTAAAGGTGATTCTGAATCTATTCCAGACTTTGTAGAAGCACTATCACTGTTCTCACTATTAGCGAATGTTGGAGATTCTAAATCACTTGTTATACATCCAGCAAGTACGACTCACCAACAATTATCTGATGAAGAACAAATCGCTTCAGGCGTAACGAAAGATTTAGTACGTCTATCCGTCGGTACAGAATCTAGTGATGATATTATTCAAGACTTAGAACAAGCTTTAAATAAAATTAAATAA
- a CDS encoding amino acid ABC transporter permease, translating into MGTTTWPDLFMQILDKLPITLFITIISLLLALVLGLILAVIRIKEVPILSQFVKLYVSFVRSTPLILQLFLVYFALPIVLQWIYIDINHFSRLFFVILTFTLHTGSYLSEVMRAGYNSVDKGQIEAGKTVGLSDRVILTRIIIPQGFRNSLPNIGNQVIELIKDTSLAFTIGLIDMMGQVNLIIGNNYGLGMFPVYVAICMIYWIICIIVEFTVMLLEKKYNIPYQTEQTR; encoded by the coding sequence ATGGGGACGACAACATGGCCAGATTTGTTTATGCAAATTTTAGATAAACTACCTATTACATTATTTATCACGATTATTTCCCTTCTATTAGCTTTAGTACTAGGACTTATTTTGGCGGTTATAAGAATAAAAGAAGTACCGATATTAAGTCAATTTGTGAAATTGTATGTTTCGTTTGTAAGAAGTACACCGCTTATTTTGCAATTGTTTTTAGTGTATTTTGCATTGCCTATTGTCTTGCAATGGATTTATATTGATATCAATCATTTTAGTCGTTTATTTTTCGTCATACTGACCTTTACACTGCACACTGGTTCATACTTATCTGAAGTAATGAGAGCAGGATATAATTCAGTTGATAAAGGACAAATAGAAGCGGGTAAAACAGTTGGTTTAAGTGATAGAGTCATTTTAACGCGCATTATCATTCCACAAGGATTTAGAAATAGTTTGCCAAACATTGGTAATCAAGTGATTGAATTAATTAAAGATACGTCACTCGCATTTACTATTGGACTAATAGACATGATGGGACAAGTTAATTTAATTATAGGAAATAATTACGGGTTAGGCATGTTTCCAGTATATGTGGCGATATGTATGATTTATTGGATTATTTGTATCATCGTAGAATTTACCGTTATGCTTTTAGAGAAAAAGTATAATATACCCTATCAAACTGAACAAACGAGGTGA
- a CDS encoding ABC transporter ATP-binding protein — MGLVVEHVTKSFGEKEAKTQVLNDITFTAEKGELIVLNGASGSGKSTLLSIIGGLLGKSSGKITLDDLDYVDLSDKKLTDMRLNQIGFIFQSSHLIPYLNVTDQLTYVGQMAGMGKKEAKDRAEKLLTEIGLSHRLKAYPNALSGGEKQRVAIMRAWMNHPKMILADEPTASLDSKRAIEVAKMIRNNVKENNSIGIMITHDERIFEFADKVIKLSDGRIEEKIS; from the coding sequence ATGGGACTAGTTGTTGAACATGTTACAAAATCATTTGGAGAAAAAGAAGCCAAAACACAAGTGTTAAATGATATTACATTTACAGCAGAAAAAGGTGAACTCATTGTATTAAACGGGGCATCTGGATCAGGTAAATCAACATTATTGTCAATTATTGGCGGACTTCTAGGTAAGAGCTCAGGTAAAATAACATTAGATGATTTAGACTATGTCGACTTATCAGATAAAAAATTGACAGATATGAGACTAAACCAAATAGGATTCATCTTCCAATCATCACATTTAATACCTTATTTAAATGTAACAGACCAACTTACTTACGTCGGTCAAATGGCTGGAATGGGTAAAAAAGAAGCTAAAGACAGAGCAGAAAAACTATTAACAGAAATAGGTTTGTCACATAGATTAAAAGCATATCCAAACGCATTGTCTGGTGGGGAAAAACAACGTGTTGCGATAATGAGAGCATGGATGAACCACCCAAAAATGATATTAGCAGACGAACCAACTGCAAGTTTAGATTCAAAAAGAGCAATTGAAGTAGCTAAAATGATTAGAAATAATGTGAAAGAAAATAATTCAATAGGCATTATGATTACACATGATGAAAGAATATTTGAATTCGCAGATAAAGTTATAAAATTAAGTGATGGTAGAATAGAAGAGAAAATATCATAA
- a CDS encoding transporter substrate-binding domain-containing protein has translation MRYIKFLIVSLLIISLSGCGPITKENDHKKVIKVALSAEVNPPFLYTDSDNNPIGYDMDYMKMLEKKLPQYDFQYEFGEEESNVVGIGVGKFDMGINWFFKTPEREQKFLYQKEPYVYSLTTLIVHNDTHDIESLDDLHNKRLTPMAPSGGLYSILTGYNKSHKQPIDIDEIHKVSNGENFKMIESKRRDAMFLNLTTYQAIQKELNADVKVGGVVSKESIHVLYNKKNTRLQKDIDKATKELKEDGSLEQLSKKWFSFNVFDDKDSLNDIKDRL, from the coding sequence ATGAGGTATATTAAATTCTTAATTGTAAGTTTGTTAATCATTTCATTATCTGGTTGCGGACCCATTACGAAAGAAAATGATCATAAAAAAGTAATTAAAGTGGCATTGTCAGCGGAAGTTAATCCGCCATTTTTATATACAGATAGCGATAATAATCCTATTGGATACGATATGGATTATATGAAAATGCTTGAAAAGAAGTTACCACAATATGATTTTCAATATGAATTTGGTGAGGAAGAGTCTAACGTGGTAGGTATCGGTGTAGGCAAATTTGATATGGGTATCAATTGGTTCTTCAAAACACCAGAACGAGAACAGAAGTTTTTATATCAAAAAGAACCTTATGTATATTCTTTAACGACGCTTATCGTACATAACGACACTCATGATATTGAATCATTAGATGATTTACATAACAAAAGGCTGACACCAATGGCGCCGAGTGGTGGATTGTATTCAATTCTTACTGGATATAATAAGTCGCATAAACAACCGATAGATATTGATGAAATTCATAAAGTATCTAATGGTGAAAACTTTAAAATGATTGAATCAAAACGTAGAGACGCGATGTTCTTGAATTTAACAACTTATCAAGCGATTCAAAAAGAATTAAATGCGGATGTTAAAGTAGGTGGCGTTGTTTCAAAAGAGTCCATTCACGTTCTATATAACAAGAAAAATACGCGATTACAAAAAGATATTGATAAAGCAACAAAAGAATTAAAAGAAGATGGCTCGCTTGAGCAGTTATCGAAAAAATGGTTTAGCTTTAATGTGTTTGATGACAAAGATTCATTGAATGATATTAAAGATCGCTTATAA
- a CDS encoding amino acid ABC transporter ATP-binding protein: MINVEGLHHRFDTNEILKGISFEQETGTVTTIIGPSGSGKTTLLRSLNMLETPYKGVIELGNRLFNIENFNKQDITRLRSQSAMVFQHYNLFKNRTILENITEGLIYGQGMNKKEANAKAMKYLEKVSLEDKADAYPVQLSGGQQQRVGIVRALSIEPEVLLLDEPTSALDPESVQGVLNIIQEIASEGRTMVIVTHEIQFAKEVSDQVLFMDNGEIIERGTPESVIDNPSSERTRRFLSRLTSTVGS, from the coding sequence TTGATTAATGTTGAAGGATTGCATCATAGGTTCGATACTAATGAGATTTTGAAAGGTATTAGTTTTGAACAAGAAACGGGGACCGTTACAACGATTATAGGGCCGAGCGGTTCAGGGAAAACCACTTTATTAAGAAGTTTGAATATGCTTGAAACACCTTATAAAGGTGTCATTGAGTTAGGAAATAGGCTGTTTAATATTGAGAATTTTAATAAACAAGATATCACGCGTTTAAGAAGTCAATCAGCAATGGTATTTCAACATTATAATCTTTTTAAAAATCGTACCATTTTAGAAAATATCACTGAAGGTTTGATATATGGGCAAGGTATGAATAAAAAAGAAGCGAATGCGAAAGCTATGAAATATTTAGAGAAAGTTTCACTGGAAGATAAAGCAGATGCTTATCCAGTACAATTGTCTGGCGGTCAGCAACAACGTGTAGGTATCGTTAGAGCATTAAGTATCGAACCGGAAGTGCTTTTATTAGATGAGCCGACTTCAGCATTAGATCCTGAATCAGTTCAAGGTGTGTTAAATATTATTCAAGAGATTGCCAGTGAAGGTAGAACGATGGTCATTGTGACACATGAAATTCAGTTTGCTAAAGAAGTATCTGACCAAGTCTTATTTATGGATAATGGAGAAATTATTGAAAGAGGCACACCTGAATCTGTAATAGATAATCCTTCATCTGAACGTACAAGAAGATTTTTAAGTCGTTTAACATCAACTGTTGGGTCGTAG
- a CDS encoding helix-turn-helix domain-containing protein, translating to MNTKKTTLEERIEIVKYCLDHNITCKEASEKFNLKYSQLYSWIQKYKEHGEDGLIDGRGKGKPQSIMTPEEELNARIKVLEERNKYLEMENEVLKKEEEIERQLMKEKSGKKHRTKRSNH from the coding sequence GTGAATACTAAAAAAACGACATTAGAAGAAAGAATTGAGATTGTAAAATATTGCTTAGATCACAATATAACGTGCAAAGAAGCTTCTGAAAAATTCAATTTAAAATATAGCCAACTTTACAGTTGGATTCAAAAGTATAAAGAACATGGTGAAGATGGTCTTATTGATGGCCGAGGTAAAGGTAAACCACAAAGCATCATGACACCAGAAGAAGAGTTGAATGCGCGTATAAAAGTACTTGAAGAAAGAAATAAATATTTAGAAATGGAAAACGAAGTATTAAAAAAAGAGGAAGAGATAGAGAGGCAGTTGATGAAAGAAAAATCAGGCAAAAAGCATCGTACAAAACGATCAAATCACTAA
- the nfsA gene encoding oxygen-insensitive NADPH nitroreductase, producing MKQSVYDLTQQHRSIRQFKDEPLSKETVQKLVEAGQMASTSSYVQAYSIIGVTDPDIKQALKEVSGQQHVVDNGYLFVYVIDYYRHSLINNETKGNMETSFESAEGLLVGTIDVALAAQNVALTAEDMGLGIVYLGSLRNDVERVGEILGLPEHVFPLFGMAVGVPSDDEQGSPKQRLPFEHVFHENQYNSDKTQQLEQIKQYDKEIQDYYQKRTNGKRSESWSEQIRKMMSKKTRPDILENLNVKGFMKK from the coding sequence ATGAAACAATCTGTATACGATTTAACACAACAACACCGATCTATACGTCAGTTTAAAGACGAACCACTATCAAAAGAAACTGTACAAAAATTAGTCGAAGCTGGACAAATGGCTTCTACTTCTAGTTATGTACAAGCATACTCCATAATCGGTGTTACTGATCCTGACATTAAACAAGCTTTAAAAGAAGTTTCAGGACAGCAACATGTAGTAGACAATGGCTACTTATTCGTTTATGTAATTGATTATTATAGACATAGCTTAATAAACAATGAAACTAAAGGAAATATGGAAACAAGCTTTGAATCTGCTGAAGGTCTTTTAGTAGGAACGATAGATGTTGCATTAGCAGCACAAAACGTCGCTTTAACAGCTGAAGACATGGGACTTGGTATCGTTTATTTAGGTTCATTACGAAATGATGTTGAGCGCGTAGGAGAAATATTAGGCTTACCAGAGCACGTCTTTCCACTATTCGGAATGGCAGTTGGCGTACCAAGTGACGACGAACAAGGGTCTCCAAAACAACGATTACCATTCGAACACGTCTTTCATGAGAACCAATACAATTCAGACAAAACACAACAATTAGAACAAATTAAACAATACGACAAAGAAATTCAAGATTATTATCAAAAACGCACAAACGGTAAACGCTCAGAATCATGGTCAGAGCAAATCAGAAAAATGATGAGCAAGAAAACAAGACCAGACATATTAGAGAACCTGAACGTTAAAGGCTTTATGAAAAAATAA